One Ignavibacterium album JCM 16511 genomic region harbors:
- a CDS encoding TfoX/Sxy family protein: MKRQLSNNLKGAKNIGATIEKRLNEIGVFSLADLAQMTPVKAYQSICKQNPNKTFPVCYYLYSLQGALLGLHWDDLPTELKTELRNQVDRKRSTYA, translated from the coding sequence GTGAAAAGGCAACTTTCAAACAATTTAAAAGGTGCAAAAAATATTGGGGCAACTATTGAGAAACGCCTAAACGAGATAGGCGTTTTCTCACTTGCAGACCTTGCTCAAATGACACCTGTAAAAGCATATCAAAGTATCTGCAAACAAAACCCAAACAAAACATTTCCAGTTTGTTATTATTTGTATTCACTACAAGGGGCTTTGCTTGGTTTACATTGGGACGACCTGCCGACAGAACTAAAAACAGAACTGCGTAATCAGGTTGATAGGAAGAGAAGCACATATGCCTAA
- a CDS encoding AraC family transcriptional regulator: MADIRQLYKPIQPTVKQSADKVTYSEFLPDIRLQNYIYCYWQLKTTETLSEPFIYRVVADGCIDIFFELNNPKDNFVMGFCKKFTEFTLDNSFHYIGVCFLPTMFPQLFRVNASELSNRFEQLCNVVPKVSTFIADNFHYQLTAEQIQLTFDKYFINLIENTTFNNDSRLYNAIEKILKEFGVVNIEQDLNTGISQRQLRRLFEFYIGDTAKTFAKLVRFQNILRAKPSSQSLRQNKLFFDVGYYDQAHFIKEFKNFYGVTPSKAFGR; encoded by the coding sequence ATGGCAGACATTCGGCAACTTTACAAACCCATTCAACCGACCGTTAAACAATCGGCTGACAAAGTAACCTATTCTGAATTTCTGCCCGACATAAGACTGCAAAACTACATTTATTGTTACTGGCAACTTAAAACGACCGAGACACTTTCTGAGCCATTCATTTATCGTGTAGTTGCAGACGGTTGTATTGACATCTTTTTTGAACTCAATAATCCCAAGGACAATTTTGTAATGGGATTTTGTAAAAAGTTCACTGAGTTCACGCTTGACAACTCATTTCATTACATAGGTGTTTGTTTCTTGCCAACAATGTTTCCGCAACTTTTCAGAGTTAATGCTTCTGAATTGAGTAATCGTTTTGAACAATTATGTAATGTAGTGCCCAAAGTTTCAACTTTCATTGCCGACAATTTTCATTACCAATTAACGGCAGAACAAATACAATTAACCTTTGACAAATATTTTATCAATCTTATTGAAAACACAACTTTCAACAACGACAGCAGACTGTACAACGCTATTGAAAAGATACTTAAAGAGTTTGGAGTTGTAAATATTGAACAGGACTTAAACACAGGTATAAGTCAAAGACAACTTCGAAGACTTTTTGAGTTTTACATTGGTGATACAGCTAAGACTTTTGCAAAATTGGTTCGTTTTCAAAATATTCTTCGTGCCAAGCCTTCCTCTCAAAGTCTGCGACAAAACAAATTATTTTTTGATGTAGGCTATTACGACCAAGCCCATTTTATAAAAGAGTTCAAGAATTTTTATGGGGTAACGCCAAGCAAGGCGTTTGGCAGATGA
- a CDS encoding DUF6992 family protein, which produces MIKLFYTSVFLFFFTLLANAQSDSLLKDFHLERMNINESAMLALGSWAVGNILVGTYGNFKAGGEAKYFHQFNAMWNVVNLGIAAFGYFNAVNSDPSSITNLEILKDYTSLQNFLLLNAGLDVAYIMTGFYLKERSKNSSSAKRLKGYGNSLLLQGGFLLLFDVTLYFIHQNNANINLYPHMESFLTGGVGVGINLKL; this is translated from the coding sequence ATGATAAAACTTTTTTACACAAGCGTTTTTCTGTTTTTTTTCACTCTATTGGCAAATGCACAAAGTGATTCTTTATTGAAAGACTTTCATCTTGAAAGAATGAACATAAACGAATCTGCTATGCTTGCGCTTGGTAGCTGGGCAGTTGGAAATATTTTGGTTGGAACTTACGGCAACTTTAAAGCTGGTGGTGAAGCAAAATATTTTCATCAGTTTAATGCAATGTGGAATGTTGTGAATTTAGGTATTGCTGCATTTGGTTATTTCAATGCTGTAAATTCTGATCCTTCTTCAATTACTAATCTTGAAATACTAAAAGATTACACCTCTCTTCAAAACTTTTTATTGCTAAATGCAGGATTAGATGTTGCTTATATTATGACCGGATTTTATCTGAAGGAAAGATCAAAGAATTCTTCAAGTGCGAAAAGATTGAAGGGATATGGCAATAGTTTATTGCTTCAGGGCGGATTTCTTTTGCTGTTTGATGTGACTTTGTATTTCATTCATCAGAATAATGCAAATATTAATCTTTATCCTCATATGGAAAGTTTTTTAACGGGTGGCGTTGGTGTTGGAATTAATTTAAAATTATAA
- the arr gene encoding NAD(+)--rifampin ADP-ribosyltransferase has translation MLYFLSSSFLPFYLKNYINSNYGQQKNAKYIFLTATLDAAIWGAELAVGEGRERIYLVEPTGQIENDPDLTDKKIPGNPTMSYRSTEPFRVVGEVTVWQGHTSEQVQRMKDALQRLKEQGINSL, from the coding sequence ATACTCTATTTCTTAAGTTCGTCTTTTTTGCCATTTTACCTGAAAAATTATATCAATTCAAACTATGGACAGCAAAAAAATGCGAAGTATATCTTCCTGACAGCAACGTTAGACGCTGCGATTTGGGGAGCAGAACTCGCTGTGGGTGAAGGACGAGAAAGAATTTACTTAGTTGAGCCAACCGGACAAATTGAAAACGACCCTGATTTGACAGACAAAAAAATCCCAGGTAATCCTACAATGTCATATCGTTCTACAGAACCGTTTAGAGTTGTAGGAGAAGTAACAGTTTGGCAAGGTCATACAAGTGAACAAGTTCAAAGAATGAAAGACGCATTGCAAAGACTAAAAGAACAAGGGATTAACTCTCTTTAA
- a CDS encoding VOC family protein yields the protein MDFREGGYWHYAMVSPEGDKHWSRADYLKIIPQKYFEAIDGFADEAGKPNNNLPRNKWENNFIDQGEQTQVNILLTFNSLADLETIIQMGFREGFTAGLENLDQYIEAQFKLRKQNKPNNMARVSTYLNFQGNTEEAFNFYKKVFKSEFINGIKRFGDLPADPNHPPIADEVKKMVLHIELPILGGHILMGTDAPKEMGFTVTKGNNMHIQIEPESREEAQRLFDELSEGGKIEQPIQDMFWGAYYGSFQDKFGVNWMINYQEK from the coding sequence ATGGATTTCAGAGAAGGGGGTTATTGGCATTACGCTATGGTGAGCCCCGAAGGCGATAAACATTGGTCAAGAGCCGACTATTTAAAAATCATTCCACAAAAATATTTTGAAGCAATAGATGGCTTTGCAGATGAAGCAGGTAAGCCTAATAACAATCTTCCAAGAAATAAATGGGAAAATAATTTTATTGACCAAGGCGAGCAAACACAAGTGAATATCCTTTTGACCTTCAACAGCCTGGCTGACCTTGAAACCATCATTCAAATGGGCTTTAGAGAAGGATTCACCGCAGGGCTTGAAAACCTTGACCAATACATTGAAGCACAATTTAAACTTCGCAAACAAAATAAACCTAACAATATGGCAAGAGTATCCACTTACCTTAATTTTCAGGGTAACACCGAAGAAGCCTTTAATTTTTATAAAAAGGTTTTTAAATCAGAATTTATCAACGGCATAAAGCGTTTTGGCGATTTGCCGGCAGACCCCAACCATCCGCCCATAGCCGATGAAGTAAAAAAAATGGTGTTACACATTGAACTGCCCATCTTAGGCGGACATATTTTAATGGGCACAGACGCTCCAAAAGAAATGGGTTTTACCGTAACAAAAGGCAACAATATGCACATACAAATAGAACCGGAAAGCCGGGAAGAAGCCCAACGACTTTTTGACGAGCTTTCAGAAGGCGGAAAAATAGAACAACCCATTCAGGATATGTTTTGGGGAGCATACTACGGCAGTTTTCAGGACAAATTTGGCGTGAATTGGATGATTAACTATCAGGAGAAATAA
- a CDS encoding AAA family ATPase, whose product MQHKSNENLPNPEGNLLNKLRDFVDRKNISINRIAKQIGYSASVVSTYLAGKYPGDVQKLEWAIASFLMRQEEIEAMPKEMIPFCPITNSELLFQAAKVAHLDQEIGVVVGEAGTGKTKAAKEYARQNPDVILIEADLSYSTKVFFRELHKKLGMDGSGGIYDLFSDCCEKLKDSNRLVIIDEAENLPYRALDMVRRLYDKANVGILLIGLPRLIANLRGKRGEFKQLYSRVGIVTQLEDWSETDAKLIIQTVFPSTNGVYKTFYELSKGNGRKLEKLILRTSRAARTSKKEINDKLVRSAAEVLIL is encoded by the coding sequence ATGCAACACAAATCTAATGAAAATCTTCCAAATCCGGAAGGAAATCTTCTTAACAAGCTGCGGGACTTTGTTGACAGGAAGAATATTTCTATCAACAGAATAGCCAAGCAGATTGGTTACAGCGCCAGCGTAGTATCAACATATCTTGCCGGTAAATATCCTGGCGATGTGCAGAAATTGGAATGGGCAATTGCGTCTTTTCTAATGCGTCAGGAAGAAATAGAAGCAATGCCTAAAGAGATGATCCCATTCTGTCCTATTACAAATTCAGAACTACTTTTTCAGGCGGCAAAGGTAGCCCATCTTGACCAGGAAATTGGGGTTGTAGTTGGGGAGGCAGGAACGGGCAAGACAAAAGCAGCAAAAGAATATGCACGGCAAAATCCTGATGTAATATTGATTGAAGCCGATCTGAGTTATTCGACAAAAGTATTTTTCCGTGAATTGCACAAAAAACTTGGGATGGATGGCAGTGGTGGTATTTATGATTTATTTTCTGATTGCTGTGAGAAGCTTAAGGATAGCAACCGGCTTGTAATAATTGATGAAGCAGAGAACTTACCATATAGAGCGCTGGATATGGTTAGAAGACTATATGATAAAGCAAATGTAGGAATATTGTTGATAGGATTGCCGAGATTAATTGCGAATCTCAGAGGAAAACGAGGCGAATTCAAGCAATTATACAGTCGTGTGGGCATAGTAACACAACTTGAGGACTGGAGCGAAACGGATGCCAAGCTGATAATACAAACAGTTTTCCCATCAACAAACGGTGTTTATAAGACCTTTTATGAGCTATCCAAAGGTAACGGGAGAAAGCTTGAAAAACTAATATTAAGGACCAGCAGAGCGGCAAGAACCAGCAAAAAGGAAATTAATGATAAGCTTGTAAGAAGTGCTGCGGAGGTGTTGATATTATGA
- a CDS encoding helix-turn-helix domain-containing protein, with translation MNFVEKLRIFAEKFGSISTLAEALGIAQPSLSRYLSGEVKPGLDFIMKLKDLGCDINWLLSDSPDPPPETNQLLQARLKELEEENARLRDSIGRIILLAQEVEAHKKGKKKPKK, from the coding sequence ATGAATTTTGTTGAAAAATTAAGGATTTTTGCAGAAAAATTTGGTTCAATCTCAACTTTAGCAGAAGCTCTTGGCATTGCTCAGCCGAGTTTATCAAGATATTTATCTGGGGAAGTTAAACCAGGCTTAGATTTTATTATGAAGCTCAAGGACCTTGGTTGCGACATAAATTGGTTATTAAGCGACAGCCCGGATCCGCCACCAGAGACAAACCAGCTATTACAAGCTCGTCTCAAAGAGCTTGAGGAGGAGAATGCCAGACTTAGGGATAGTATTGGCCGTATTATTCTCCTCGCGCAAGAAGTAGAAGCACATAAAAAAGGTAAGAAAAAGCCAAAGAAGTGA
- a CDS encoding VOC family protein has protein sequence MKLNAGVITTKLAESKAFYTNYLGFGVTFENEFYLLLHTPNHEAEISFLLPNHPSQQPFFHKPFLGQGMYLTIEVDDVDDIYNDLKKKGVPIKIDIRNEPWGDRHFAIEDPNGIGIDIVKYSPPQDK, from the coding sequence ATGAAATTAAACGCAGGAGTTATCACAACAAAGTTGGCTGAAAGCAAAGCTTTTTATACCAACTATTTAGGTTTCGGGGTAACATTTGAAAATGAGTTTTACCTCTTATTACACACCCCAAACCACGAAGCAGAAATTAGTTTTTTGCTTCCCAACCACCCAAGTCAGCAACCTTTCTTTCACAAGCCTTTTTTGGGACAAGGAATGTATCTGACAATTGAAGTAGATGATGTGGACGACATCTACAACGACCTTAAAAAGAAAGGTGTACCCATAAAAATTGACATCCGAAACGAACCTTGGGGCGACAGGCATTTCGCCATTGAAGACCCTAATGGCATCGGCATTGACATCGTAAAATATTCACCACCACAAGACAAATAG
- a CDS encoding SDR family NAD(P)-dependent oxidoreductase — protein MNTYLIIGGTSGIGLETTKLLSKNNRVIVLSRDKKNLDGLNNVEFIFADVTKPIDELPQISEPFNGIVYCPGTINLKPLKSLKLEDFQNDFEVNLLGAVKVINKYFNNLKEAGKSSIVLFSTVAVQTGMPYHSSIASAKGAIEGLTRSLAAELAPNIRVNCIAPSITNTPLAEKLLNNETKIKSSEDRHPLKRIGDAKEIAEAVAFLLSDSASFITGQIVKIDGGISSIKTI, from the coding sequence ATGAATACATACTTAATAATTGGCGGGACATCCGGAATTGGTCTTGAAACAACAAAACTTCTCAGCAAGAACAATCGTGTTATTGTTTTAAGCAGAGATAAGAAAAATCTTGACGGATTAAACAATGTTGAATTCATCTTTGCAGATGTAACAAAACCAATTGATGAACTTCCGCAAATCAGCGAACCATTTAACGGAATTGTTTATTGTCCCGGCACAATAAACTTAAAACCATTAAAGAGTTTAAAGCTTGAAGATTTTCAAAATGATTTTGAAGTGAATCTTCTCGGCGCTGTTAAAGTAATCAATAAATATTTTAACAACTTAAAAGAAGCCGGCAAATCAAGCATAGTTTTGTTCAGCACGGTTGCAGTTCAAACGGGAATGCCCTATCACTCATCAATCGCTTCGGCAAAAGGTGCCATTGAGGGATTAACCCGTTCTCTTGCAGCCGAGCTTGCACCGAACATTCGTGTTAACTGCATTGCGCCTTCAATAACAAATACTCCACTTGCAGAAAAACTATTAAACAATGAAACAAAAATTAAATCATCTGAGGATCGCCATCCATTAAAAAGAATTGGTGACGCAAAAGAAATTGCAGAAGCAGTTGCTTTTCTTCTTTCTGATTCTGCATCATTCATTACAGGACAAATAGTAAAAATTGATGGCGGCATTTCTTCAATAAAAACTATTTAA
- a CDS encoding Mu transposase C-terminal domain-containing protein produces MKDPFSTENLMKSGLHLSLKGVNYGVNQQKKVETELKYLKNNDLQVSVKWMTVAEGVNRLGITKMAIVKHCQQGHFVTRKVKMNGGFGYEIALESVFNYYNKLGDWDKCEKILNWIKESSDFGLGLKGQEGQNGFLDDTALAKYQVCKLLDEIILKADKKTIAIERFVNSFNNGSYPELLNVLGKISVRSVYRWYGDIKDNWDLSVFEREMKPTARTISNKEAEILIPMLINPNRPLVSEILKRAKEEFLKRGITIKSDVTYRRFIEDWTRKNIDLWTLGRYGMKSFNDKIIKDILRDKDRVEVGDIVVADGHTLNVMVINPLTGRPQRMTLIMFFDFKSSMPLGWEIMPTENILTIASALRRTILLLGRFFEDVAHRKAQGDTGYIPKIAYLDNGRAFRAKYFRGIKDFKDSIVPGLFGKLGIETMYATPYHGQSKTIERWFRTLGEMERRLPAYTGTNIAGKPAMLMRNEKLHQRLFDNTPITIDSLKATLEEYVKEYAEQEHQDGQYKGLSPAEVFMHSVNKIKSEPERLEGRLISRQELNYLMLSDETRTITKNGIRFRGNYYYNEEMPRIIGSKVIVKYDIWDDKEIIVLDEKERYLFGADKDDLRYHPAARLLGTDEDVAMLQEALRKKQQMKNETVQIFKGLVEMRNNDVKEEKREIISRRDAKNAKGKPKINAFKEYMKLCGIEPKIYSNPVEALLKRG; encoded by the coding sequence ATGAAAGACCCTTTCTCAACGGAAAATTTGATGAAAAGCGGTTTACACCTTTCCCTAAAAGGTGTAAACTATGGTGTAAACCAGCAGAAAAAGGTGGAAACTGAGCTTAAATATTTAAAAAATAATGATTTACAGGTATCAGTTAAATGGATGACAGTTGCCGAAGGTGTAAACCGATTAGGCATCACAAAAATGGCAATAGTAAAACATTGTCAGCAAGGACATTTTGTCACACGTAAGGTGAAGATGAATGGCGGTTTTGGGTATGAAATTGCCCTTGAAAGTGTGTTTAATTACTACAATAAACTGGGCGACTGGGATAAATGTGAGAAGATTTTGAACTGGATTAAGGAAAGTAGTGATTTTGGATTGGGACTAAAGGGTCAAGAGGGACAAAATGGATTTTTGGATGATACTGCATTGGCAAAATACCAGGTTTGTAAGCTGCTTGATGAAATTATTTTGAAAGCTGATAAGAAGACAATAGCTATAGAGAGATTTGTTAATAGTTTTAATAATGGAAGTTATCCGGAGCTACTGAATGTGCTTGGGAAGATAAGTGTAAGATCAGTTTACAGATGGTATGGAGACATAAAGGACAACTGGGACTTAAGCGTATTTGAAAGGGAAATGAAACCTACTGCAAGAACAATATCAAATAAAGAAGCAGAGATTTTAATACCGATGCTGATTAATCCCAATAGACCACTTGTAAGTGAGATATTAAAGAGAGCTAAAGAGGAGTTTTTGAAGCGTGGAATAACAATTAAAAGCGATGTTACTTACAGAAGATTTATAGAAGATTGGACAAGAAAAAATATTGACCTTTGGACGCTTGGACGATATGGAATGAAATCGTTTAATGACAAGATTATAAAAGATATTTTGCGTGATAAAGACAGAGTTGAAGTTGGTGATATTGTAGTAGCTGATGGTCATACACTTAATGTAATGGTTATAAATCCATTGACCGGCAGGCCGCAGAGGATGACCTTGATAATGTTCTTTGATTTTAAGTCGTCAATGCCACTTGGTTGGGAGATTATGCCAACAGAAAATATTCTTACAATTGCGAGTGCATTGCGAAGGACGATTTTACTGCTGGGAAGGTTTTTTGAGGATGTCGCTCATCGGAAAGCTCAGGGTGACACGGGCTATATACCAAAAATTGCATATCTGGATAATGGCAGAGCTTTCAGAGCAAAATATTTTAGAGGCATTAAAGATTTTAAGGACTCGATTGTGCCAGGTTTATTTGGAAAACTGGGAATTGAAACGATGTATGCGACGCCTTATCACGGACAGAGCAAGACGATTGAACGATGGTTCAGGACACTCGGCGAGATGGAAAGAAGATTACCTGCATACACCGGGACTAATATCGCAGGCAAACCGGCAATGCTGATGAGGAATGAGAAACTGCATCAGAGACTTTTTGATAATACACCAATAACGATTGACAGTTTAAAGGCAACACTGGAAGAATATGTTAAGGAATATGCAGAGCAGGAACACCAGGATGGGCAATATAAGGGTTTATCGCCAGCTGAAGTGTTTATGCACTCTGTTAATAAGATTAAAAGCGAACCGGAAAGATTAGAAGGCAGACTGATAAGTAGGCAGGAATTAAATTATCTGATGCTTAGTGATGAGACAAGGACAATAACCAAAAATGGGATAAGATTTCGCGGAAATTATTATTACAATGAAGAGATGCCAAGGATAATTGGCAGCAAAGTGATAGTTAAATATGACATTTGGGACGATAAGGAAATTATTGTATTGGATGAGAAGGAAAGGTATTTGTTTGGAGCTGATAAGGATGATTTGCGTTATCATCCGGCTGCAAGGTTATTGGGAACAGATGAAGATGTGGCAATGCTGCAAGAGGCATTGCGTAAGAAACAGCAGATGAAGAATGAGACAGTGCAGATTTTTAAGGGATTGGTTGAAATGCGAAACAATGATGTTAAGGAAGAAAAAAGAGAAATAATATCACGTAGGGATGCAAAGAACGCAAAGGGAAAACCAAAGATAAATGCTTTTAAGGAATATATGAAATTGTGCGGGATTGAACCGAAAATTTATTCTAATCCCGTTGAGGCATTGTTAAAGAGAGGATAG
- a CDS encoding flavin reductase family protein, which produces MKITNENILQFEKLFRTNFVNSLSGFKSANLIGTISKEGKTNLAIFSSVIHVGANPPLIGMLVRPASVPRHTYENIKDTGYFTINHINKEIYKQAHQTSARYDKDVSEFDECELTPEFTNTIKAPYVKESNIKIGCRFVEEHLIKTNDTIFIVGEILEVIIPDDVLTNDGYVDIEKPGTIAISGLDSYHETKRIARLTYAKPRTKAKEL; this is translated from the coding sequence ATGAAGATAACAAACGAAAACATTTTACAATTTGAAAAGTTATTCAGAACTAACTTCGTTAATTCTCTTTCCGGTTTTAAGAGTGCAAACTTAATCGGAACAATTTCAAAAGAAGGAAAAACAAATCTTGCCATATTCAGCTCTGTAATTCATGTTGGCGCAAATCCACCGCTGATTGGAATGTTGGTTCGACCTGCATCTGTACCGCGTCACACTTATGAAAACATTAAAGACACCGGTTACTTTACAATAAATCATATCAACAAAGAAATTTATAAACAAGCACACCAAACATCCGCAAGATATGATAAAGATGTTTCTGAATTTGATGAATGCGAATTGACACCTGAATTCACAAATACAATCAAAGCACCTTATGTCAAGGAGTCGAATATAAAAATTGGCTGCCGTTTTGTTGAAGAGCATTTAATAAAAACCAACGACACAATTTTTATAGTTGGAGAAATACTTGAAGTAATTATACCGGATGATGTGCTAACCAATGATGGATATGTTGATATTGAAAAACCAGGTACAATAGCAATTAGTGGTTTGGACAGCTACCACGAAACAAAACGAATAGCAAGACTCACTTATGCCAAACCACGAACTAAAGCAAAGGAATTGTGA
- a CDS encoding DoxX family protein, whose amino-acid sequence MKRLNIFYWVFTGLLIPSLGYGSIMELMGNPQSIEIITSLGYPAYLSPFLGVARILALIAIFTPKFPRLKEWAYAGLVFDVIGATYSQIAVGNPLTYTIFPIIILGIIFGSYYFHHKRLTINS is encoded by the coding sequence ATGAAACGATTAAATATTTTCTATTGGGTTTTTACAGGTTTGTTAATCCCAAGTTTGGGTTACGGCTCAATAATGGAACTGATGGGAAACCCCCAATCAATTGAAATAATTACTTCTCTTGGCTATCCTGCTTATCTTTCGCCCTTTTTAGGTGTTGCACGAATTTTAGCATTAATAGCAATCTTTACTCCTAAGTTTCCAAGACTAAAAGAATGGGCGTATGCAGGACTTGTGTTTGATGTTATAGGTGCAACTTACTCACAAATTGCAGTTGGAAATCCTCTGACATATACTATATTTCCAATAATCATTTTAGGAATAATTTTCGGGTCTTATTACTTCCATCACAAACGGTTAACAATAAACTCCTAG
- a CDS encoding ArsR/SmtB family transcription factor, whose translation MRRDIFQAIADPTRRAIIMLLTVGAMTPSAIAEHFNSSRQAVSKHLKILTECEVVEQEQQGREIYYHLNAKKMNEVEKWLEQFKKLMNKRFNQLDNVLEKLKGSKR comes from the coding sequence ATGCGTAGAGACATTTTTCAAGCCATTGCCGATCCTACAAGACGTGCTATTATTATGTTATTAACAGTAGGAGCTATGACACCAAGCGCTATTGCAGAGCATTTTAATAGCAGCAGGCAAGCTGTTTCCAAACACCTGAAAATACTTACTGAATGCGAAGTGGTTGAACAAGAACAACAAGGCAGAGAAATTTATTACCATTTGAATGCTAAGAAAATGAATGAAGTTGAAAAGTGGTTAGAACAGTTTAAGAAACTGATGAATAAACGCTTCAATCAATTAGACAATGTTTTAGAAAAACTCAAAGGAAGTAAAAGATGA
- a CDS encoding dihydrofolate reductase family protein, with the protein MRKVIAAINMTLDGVCDHTVGIVDENLHQHYSDLVNNAGVMLYGRTTYQLMQFWQTLLTNPSDKKSMNDFAFSIDKIEKVIFSNTLKETGWDTAKIANRPLEETIIELKQQAGQDILIGSRSLIIQLLNSNLIDEFQICIHPIVEGKGLRLFDQIKDWIIFKLIKTKTLNSGVTIMYYEPSSERTTNR; encoded by the coding sequence ATGAGAAAAGTAATTGCAGCAATCAATATGACACTTGACGGAGTTTGCGATCATACAGTTGGAATTGTTGACGAAAATCTTCATCAGCACTACTCTGACCTCGTAAATAATGCAGGAGTAATGCTATATGGTCGGACAACCTACCAACTAATGCAATTTTGGCAAACTTTGTTGACAAATCCTTCGGATAAAAAATCTATGAATGATTTTGCTTTTTCAATTGATAAAATTGAAAAAGTTATTTTTTCCAATACATTAAAAGAAACAGGTTGGGATACTGCAAAGATTGCAAACAGACCTCTTGAAGAAACAATTATAGAACTAAAACAACAAGCTGGACAAGACATTTTGATAGGTAGTCGTAGTTTAATCATTCAACTTTTAAATAGCAACCTTATTGACGAATTTCAAATTTGCATTCACCCAATTGTAGAAGGCAAAGGTTTGCGACTGTTTGACCAAATTAAAGACTGGATAATTTTTAAACTCATCAAGACAAAAACTTTAAATTCAGGCGTAACAATTATGTATTACGAACCGTCATCAGAAAGAACAACGAACCGCTAA
- a CDS encoding helix-turn-helix domain-containing protein — MTEQKQPLKIQIDKKLINQEEIARRLGVSGAYVHYLLNGKRKNDRLLKKIIEIIKSAA; from the coding sequence ATGACTGAACAAAAACAGCCATTAAAAATACAGATAGACAAAAAGCTTATTAACCAAGAAGAAATAGCAAGAAGACTTGGCGTATCAGGAGCTTATGTGCACTATCTGTTAAATGGTAAAAGAAAGAACGATAGATTATTAAAAAAAATAATCGAGATAATCAAAAGTGCTGCTTAA
- a CDS encoding phage regulatory CII family protein — protein MAHSKSIKTILYETIHRNKKSVDQIADEIGISSNYLYRAGLPLDENGVRFPLDYLIPLMKATGNYEILEKIAWICGFLLVKEPKVRTPKTEGTELINDYQDATTLAIRNLKKFLDKPTDSNYNDVINALQLVMTKSAEAKKYCNKHYQGQMELEL, from the coding sequence ATGGCACATTCAAAGAGCATTAAAACAATTCTTTATGAGACAATTCACCGGAATAAAAAATCGGTAGATCAAATAGCTGATGAAATAGGTATTAGCAGTAATTATCTTTACCGGGCAGGGCTTCCGCTTGATGAAAATGGTGTGAGATTTCCGCTTGATTATCTTATCCCGCTTATGAAGGCAACCGGTAATTATGAGATTTTAGAGAAAATTGCTTGGATTTGCGGGTTTTTGTTGGTTAAGGAGCCGAAAGTAAGGACACCAAAGACAGAGGGGACAGAATTAATAAACGATTACCAGGATGCTACAACGCTTGCAATAAGAAATCTAAAGAAATTCCTTGATAAACCGACCGACAGCAATTATAACGATGTAATAAATGCTTTGCAGCTGGTTATGACAAAATCTGCTGAAGCAAAAAAGTATTGCAATAAACATTACCAGGGACAAATGGAGCTTGAGTTATGA